A genomic region of Deltaproteobacteria bacterium contains the following coding sequences:
- a CDS encoding phosphoribosylformylglycinamidine synthase subunit PurQ, whose amino-acid sequence MRPEVHAIVTTGYGTNCEREMAHACRMAGADRVDIVHVSDLLDGTVSLSSYHFLNLPGGFLDGDNLGAAQAGAHRLRCARIRDSEERLLDHLLAFIERGGLILGVCNGFQLMVKTGLLPGFDLAYGSRLVSLTHNDSGRFEDRWVTCHAPADTPCVFTRGIDRIELPVRHGEGKFVTLDESVQKRLLEDHLVVLQYVDPVSGQPTGDYPFNPNGSEFAIAGICDPTGRLMGLMPHPEAFTHYTNHPRWTRQTLPEEGAGLVFFRNAVDYIRERLA is encoded by the coding sequence ATGAGACCCGAAGTCCACGCCATTGTCACCACCGGATACGGCACTAACTGCGAACGCGAAATGGCCCACGCCTGCCGGATGGCCGGCGCCGATCGTGTGGATATCGTCCACGTCTCGGATCTTCTCGACGGCACTGTCAGCCTCTCCTCATATCATTTTCTGAACCTGCCGGGGGGGTTTCTCGACGGGGACAACCTTGGGGCGGCCCAGGCGGGGGCCCATCGCCTCCGATGCGCACGGATCAGGGACAGCGAGGAACGCCTCCTGGATCACCTCCTTGCATTCATCGAAAGGGGCGGCCTCATCCTTGGGGTCTGCAACGGCTTCCAGCTCATGGTCAAGACCGGACTTCTCCCGGGTTTTGACCTTGCTTACGGATCCCGGCTCGTCAGCCTCACCCATAATGATTCTGGTCGATTCGAAGATCGTTGGGTGACCTGCCACGCCCCTGCAGATACGCCTTGCGTCTTTACTCGGGGGATCGATCGGATCGAGCTGCCCGTCCGGCATGGCGAGGGGAAGTTCGTGACACTTGACGAGTCGGTTCAGAAGCGACTCCTTGAAGATCACCTTGTGGTCCTCCAGTATGTAGATCCGGTCAGCGGCCAACCCACTGGAGACTACCCCTTCAACCCGAACGGATCGGAATTCGCCATTGCCGGCATCTGCGATCCGACAGGAAGACTCATGGGCCTCATGCCCCACCCCGAGGCATTCACCCACTACACAAACCATCCAAGGTGGACACGGCAAACCCTGCCTGAAGAAGGCGCTGGCCTCGTTTTCTTTCGAAACGCCGTGGACTACATCCGCGAGCGCCTCGCCTGA
- a CDS encoding twin-arginine translocase subunit TatC, with the protein MGKTQESFDPPAIVRLFSHLRQQLLVIAVCFPVLTAIIYIFSPWILGRLQHHLGQKLAFFGVMEPVVALLKLSGLMAIAALMPIIIWQLSRGLEAVFGFSRRTSFIIFAASLILFFTGAAFCYLVTLSLGIRFLLGFQSEHLHPVIAIGKFVDFVVFFVGGFGLIFELPLVIPIICHLGICRPESLSKGRRYAVLVIAVFSALLTPTPDLLNMSLMAVPMYLLYEIGILLAKVSGGSS; encoded by the coding sequence ATGGGAAAGACACAGGAATCCTTCGATCCGCCGGCGATCGTCCGGCTTTTCAGCCACCTGAGGCAACAGCTCCTCGTCATCGCCGTCTGTTTCCCTGTCCTGACCGCCATCATCTATATCTTTTCCCCCTGGATACTTGGAAGGCTTCAGCACCACCTCGGCCAGAAACTCGCCTTTTTCGGGGTCATGGAACCCGTTGTCGCCCTCCTCAAGCTCTCCGGCCTCATGGCGATCGCTGCCCTCATGCCCATCATCATCTGGCAACTCTCCCGGGGACTTGAGGCCGTCTTCGGCTTTTCCCGAAGGACATCCTTCATCATCTTTGCGGCATCCCTCATCCTTTTCTTCACCGGGGCCGCTTTCTGCTATCTCGTCACCCTATCCCTGGGGATACGGTTCCTTCTGGGCTTTCAGTCCGAACACCTACACCCGGTCATTGCAATAGGGAAGTTCGTGGATTTCGTCGTTTTTTTTGTTGGAGGATTCGGGCTCATCTTCGAACTTCCCCTCGTCATCCCCATCATCTGCCATCTCGGAATCTGCCGCCCGGAATCCCTCTCCAAGGGCCGAAGATACGCGGTACTCGTCATTGCCGTATTCTCGGCCCTGCTTACTCCCACACCCGATCTATTGAATATGTCCCTCATGGCTGTCCCCATGTATCTTCTCTACGAGATCGGAATTCTCCTTGCCAAGGTCTCCGGAGGATCGTCCTGA
- a CDS encoding DUF177 domain-containing protein, whose product MTARLLKPHILVEDIPPEGLSVHYDDLSGLLENEEDIKTSGPVTGAVTLTRTGDQVYLSGNVEARLILSCDRCLEDFPAEVSTSFTYLFAPDSFEEPAERAMRIEDVELAPYDGIHIPIAHVFREQILLNIPERKLCSDTCKGICPNCGANLNWETCTCTHKDTDSAFTVLESLKKTTAPH is encoded by the coding sequence ATGACAGCGCGCCTCCTAAAACCCCATATCCTCGTCGAGGACATCCCGCCTGAAGGCCTGAGCGTCCACTATGACGACTTGTCAGGCCTCCTGGAAAACGAAGAGGATATCAAGACATCAGGCCCAGTCACCGGAGCAGTGACCCTCACACGCACGGGTGATCAGGTCTATCTGTCCGGAAACGTCGAAGCCCGACTTATCCTCTCCTGTGACCGTTGTCTCGAGGATTTCCCTGCGGAGGTCTCAACATCTTTCACCTATCTTTTCGCCCCCGATTCCTTCGAGGAGCCGGCTGAAAGGGCCATGCGCATCGAAGACGTGGAGCTTGCGCCGTATGACGGCATCCACATACCCATCGCTCATGTCTTTCGAGAGCAGATCCTTTTAAACATCCCCGAGCGCAAACTCTGTTCCGATACATGCAAGGGCATCTGCCCCAACTGCGGGGCAAACCTCAATTGGGAAACCTGCACCTGCACACACAAAGACACGGATTCGGCCTTTACCGTCCTCGAATCCCTGAAAAAAACGACAGCGCCACACTGA